Proteins encoded together in one Oreochromis aureus strain Israel breed Guangdong linkage group 23, ZZ_aureus, whole genome shotgun sequence window:
- the LOC120436110 gene encoding uncharacterized protein LOC120436110: protein MMTQKCKMVENVLRCPVIFQGVRRRWLSSSNSGVKTNTCSLVPGTQPLRVGGQSWSRWAWRAKSPRCRREKKWDNLKKKYKDCKYPASGEGVSGKTTAATWPWFVPMDEVLGQRPSTRPPVLIASMQEDTPGPSTAVGTQEQDVERRENEAQLEARPEKRKRDREDEVLELIKKDMRIQREIEERRAERMDRIICLLVVEKQNE from the exons atgatgaCACAGAAGTGTAAGATGGTAGAAAATGTACTCCGATGTCCTGTCATATTCCAGGGAGTAAGGAGGAGATGGCTGAGCTCATCAAACTCCGGGGTGAAAACAAACACCTGTTCACTGGTGCCAGGAACTCAGCCGCTGCGGGTTGGAG GGCAATCCTGGAGCAGATGGGCCTGGCGGGCCAAATCACCCCGTTGCAGGCGGGAAAAAAAATGGGACAAtctaaagaaaaaatacaaa gattgcaagtatcccGCATCAGGTGAGGGGGTGAGTGGGAAGACCACTGCTGCCACTTGGCCCTGGTTTGTCCCAATGGATGAGGTCCTAGGACAGAGGCCTTCTACCAGGCCTCCAGTCCTAATTGCCTCCATGCAggaggacactccagggcccAGTACAGCAGTGGGCACCCAAGAGCAGGATGTGGAACGGCGGGAGAATGAGGCCCAGCTGGAGGCACGGccagaaaagaggaagagggaCAGGGAGGATGAAGTCCTGGAATTGATAAAAAAGGACATGAGGATACAGAGGGAGATTGAAGAAAGACGTGCTGAGCGAATGGACAGGATCATATGTCTACTGgttgtggaaaaacaaaatgagtaa